CACAGGACGAAGCACACCGTAGTATACTGTCTGTCCCTTCTCGTTTAAGATGCGGTATCCAATGTAGCTGCCGGGAACATAAGAAAATCTCTCAATCAACTCTACTGGCTCGATGTTCCAGTTTTCGGGAATTCTCCAGTGGCTTCTGAGCCACTCAATCCTGCGAGTGTCCTCCTCAGTTCTTCTTCTCGGGTACCAGTCGTACTCGTATGGATAACCCCTGTGCATTTTTCTCTCTCCTTTCTGCAAACTTTGTTTTGCTAACTTCCAAGGCAAGGGTCTAAACCCTTGCCAGTAGCTTTTGCCTGAGAAAGGTGAGAAAGGCTGGTGTAACTCGTTTTTCTTTTACAGTACAGTAGTGGTTTTTGTAGTATAGTAAGGCTACTGCTTGTAAAAGTTCTTCAGTTATTTCAAACATGTAAATCGAATCTTGAACTGCAATAACTATTGAGCCAAGTTTTGCTGCCATCGCCAGTATTTCATAAAGAGGTTTGTGTGTCTTGTATGTCACTTCAGTGTCGTCTAAAATAATTACTGCTCTGCTGTACTTTTCAAGTATATCTCTAAATCTAGAATCCATGCCAACTACCTCCCGCAAACTTTGTATTTGGCTAACTGCCATGGCAAGGGACTAAGCCCTTGCAACGTTTCTGTAGTATGGATTTTCTACGACCAGAAAATTACCGCCAAGTCCTCGGCAGAGTGTTGTCTGGTCAAGTTTTTCAGCAGGTATCCAGCAGGTCCTTCCCGGTACTATTTGTTCGTAGTCATACAAGGATTTGAACAGTTCCTTGCCGGCAGCATTGTCTGCAATTACTGATAAATCGAAGAGCATGATGTAACGTGTATTACTATGTTCTCTCAAGTAGTTGCACACAGCCTCTCTTGCTATTTGTATTTTTGATTTTCTTGCCATGCAAACTACCTCCCCTTGCAAACTTTATTTTGCCAACTTCCATGGCAAGGGGTTAAACCCTTGCCAGATGCAGGAGATTCCTGAAAATATTTGATACTCTACTCCTCCTGCGTTGTGGAATGGGCAGGGCAAGCGGGAATACCAGTTTCTTCCCAATTTTTTTGAAAAGAAGACTGTTTGCAAGCATGGTATCTACCAATGCCTTTTCAAAAGGAGTAATAATGAATGTGGGTTCTTTCAAAGTGTATACTTTGACATCATCTTCACCCCAACCGTCACGGTTTCTTGGGATATAACGAATCTGGTCGTATCGCTGTATGATAGCTATTATCTGTTCTCGTATGTTGTCAGGTAATATAGCTAGTGCTGTAATTATCCTGCCGAAATCTAATCGTTCTACTTCCCATGGTAAATTTTCTACGCCACCTACAATGTTGCTTAATATATCTCTGTACAAGAATGCACAATCCAGAAGTTTTTTTACGCTACCATCTTTGAATACAAGAAAGACTTCTTTTTCGTAGTATGGAGAGCTTGTTTCAAGGTGGTACTGAATTCTTTTAGCATCCCAGTCAATCTTTACCCTGCCCTTTCTGCTGTACTTTTTAAGTATATCCCTAAATCTGGAATCCATGGCTAACTACCCCCTTACTGCAAACTTTGTTTTGCAAACCGCCAAAAAAAGGGGGCAATAAAAACGAAAAGCCCTGAGAAGGAAGCTTCAGCTTCCCAGCTCAGGGCTAACTTTCTTTGGCAAACTTTGATATTCTCTTTCTGATTTTATTATACCACAAAAACTTTTGTTTGCAACAACTTTTTTTCTGCTGGGCAGGAAAACTGCTTTGGGCTTTCGAGCAGGCTTTTTTTCAGGTTTCAGTACTGCAAAAGTCCAAAACCTGCTTTGTGATTGCCTTCTAATAGTGAACTACCATCCACCTGAAGAGGTGGAGACTTCCTGTCTCATCGACCAGACTTGCTACCGGAGGATAAATCCCTGGTAGTAGAGGTCCAATCTCCACAGGCGTAAATTCGGGTGGTCCCCACCCTACTTGTCGCTTATATATACAATCCCATAGTTTCTCAAGTTTTTCGCTGCATTTTCATCTCTATCATGGATTGTTCTACATTCAGGACATTTCCATACCCTATCCATCAAAGTTCAATGTCCTTCGCAAATTCGTAAGATATAAGTTCTTTTTTTGGTGTTTCACACCATCCCTTTTCTTTGTGTGACATCTCAGATATTTCCCTGCATGTTTTGTCTTTCAGCAAGTTTATAACTTTATCAATTATGGCAAGCTCTTTTTCATCAAAAACTGAAAGGTCATAATTCCCTGTGCTTTTGATTACAGTCTGAATTGCACCATCAGGCATTTCATATTGTTCCACAGTGTATTTGTCACTTGGATATGCTATTATTTCGTTGTATGCAAAATTCTCAATTACAGGACCATATGTGTATTTGATGTATCTCAATCCTGTTACCGAACGCAGTCGGTATTTGAAATGTAAAAAATCAATGTACCACAAAATTTTGTTTAGACTGCTCAAGTAGAGATTACCAACCTTTTCAGCAATATAACTTATCAAGTTCTCAAGTTTTTCAAAGTCAAATCTTTTAAACCCGTTATAAATATCTTCTGGATGCGTAAGTTCTTCAATAATTATTCTTTTCTTCTTTTCGCCAACTGAAGCACTTATTTTTTGTATCAACTTTTGATACGTTTTTGTAGTTATTCTTCCAGCATTATGAGCTTCTTCAACCTTTTCTTTGAAAAACTCTTCAGCCTGGAGAATCAACTTCAAAATGTCACTGTGTGATTTAGAAGGCAGAGCCCCTCGTTCGTATCTGTTTATTGTCATCTTGCCCCAGCCAAGAATTTGACCAAGTTCCCTTTGAGACAGGTTATACTTTTCTCTTATCTTCTGGATTTCTTCAGGTGTAATCAAACCTGTTAATTCTCTGTAACGCTGGTAAAGTCTTTTGAGATTCTCATTTTCGATGTCCGGTATGAACAGCTCAGTATTACACTCACCACAACGGGGAATATATTCTTCAACATTTACCTGTACACCTTTGTATTCTTTGATCAAATTCCTCTCGAGTTCGAACTCCACATCTTTTTTGCACTCCGGGCAGTATACTCTATTCATCCTGTTCACCTCCTTCTTGAGGTTCATCCTCGTGAAAAGAAATACAAACTACTTCTTCTGGTGGATTGTATCTCAACTTTATGTATATACAAACATCTAAATATCTACTGTTTTTGAAAATCCATATATCGCCTTCTCTATCTTTGTCATGGTCTTGTTCCGGTCCTTTAACATAATCTTCTGGAGCCAGATCCAGCAATATATCTCTCACATCGTCTATCAGCAACCCCCATTTGTGCAAAAACTCTATGTTTTTCCTTCTAAAAATAAAGCGCCATTTCCCTATTGTTACAAGTTTCTTGATTCCCAGTAGATAATTCCTGACTATTTCTTCCTTTAGCTTGTCAATCTTAATCGCCTTCTTTCGTACAACTTACAACGTCCTTCGCAATTTTATTATACCACACTATTTTTATTTTTGCCACTATTTGATGGCAGTATTCTATCTACATACATAAAAACAATGATTTAAGTTCAGCATATACACCCTCAAAAAACACCCATGAAAGCGGTTGCTTTTGCCCTACATTGAACGATTTTTGGGTAAAAGGTATTTTTATATATTACCTGCTCATTTGCAATGCGATTTTGAGCCTTTATTTGTTTTGCAAATTTGCAACTGCCAAAAACCCTTGATTTTGCTGCGTTTCTGGCTTTTTGTGTTTCCTGTCCGGGCTTTTGAACTGACCTGCCCCAGCCCGTACTGGCAAAACCTGTTTTCATGTGCTTTGCTTTTGATAGCGAACAAATGTTGGTCTTCCTCTGGGAACCGTCCCAAACATGAAGTTATGAACCTTCTGGCAGGGGATGGCTGCATGAAAAGCCCGGCTGAACTTTCCGGGTCTTCAAAAATGCTGAGCTTTCAAGCCTTTTGAACATG
The sequence above is drawn from the Caldicellulosiruptor bescii DSM 6725 genome and encodes:
- a CDS encoding type II TA system antitoxin MqsA family protein; translation: MNRVYCPECKKDVEFELERNLIKEYKGVQVNVEEYIPRCGECNTELFIPDIENENLKRLYQRYRELTGLITPEEIQKIREKYNLSQRELGQILGWGKMTINRYERGALPSKSHSDILKLILQAEEFFKEKVEEAHNAGRITTKTYQKLIQKISASVGEKKKRIIIEELTHPEDIYNGFKRFDFEKLENLISYIAEKVGNLYLSSLNKILWYIDFLHFKYRLRSVTGLRYIKYTYGPVIENFAYNEIIAYPSDKYTVEQYEMPDGAIQTVIKSTGNYDLSVFDEKELAIIDKVINLLKDKTCREISEMSHKEKGWCETPKKELISYEFAKDIEL